A DNA window from Salvelinus namaycush isolate Seneca chromosome 30, SaNama_1.0, whole genome shotgun sequence contains the following coding sequences:
- the LOC120025010 gene encoding 39S ribosomal protein L21, mitochondrial-like isoform X2 yields MALTLRKGYLEMLRTCWRLQTRYVKIPVLNQMGLLCPAIARHRSSQSKLPSSYVPPTSLSRPLWPELSYISSDEKERQHKVVLENVNTLLAKEDYGRLFAVLHFASRQWKVTNEDLILIENHIDAECGDRIRLEKVLLVGGEEFTLIGRPLLGRDLVRVEATVIEKTESWPKVHMRFWKRHRYQRKRIIVQPQTVLRINTIEVAPRLT; encoded by the exons ATGGCGCTGACTTTGAGAAAAGGATATCTGGAGATGCTGAGAACGTGTTGGAGATTACAAACACGTTATGTGAAAATTCCTGTTCTTAATCAAATGG GACTTCTGTGTCCTGCAATAGCACGTCATCGAAGTTCTCAGAGCAAATTACCATCAAG TTATGTACCACCGACGTCCTTATCCAGACCACTGTGGCCAGAATTGTCCTATATCAGCAGTGACGAAAAGGAGAGGCAGCACAAAG TGGTTCTAGAAAATGTGAACACCCTTCTTGCAAAGGAAGACTATGGAAGGCTTTTTGCAGTTCTCCATTTTGCAAGTCGACAGTGGAAAGTGACAAATGAAGACCTGATCCTCATTGAAAACCACATTGATGCTGAATGTGGTGACAGGATTAGACTTGAGAAG GTGCTACTGGTTGGTGGAGAAGAGTTCACACTGATTGGGAGGCCCCTACTCGG TCGTGATTTGGTCAGAGTAGAGGCAACTGTCATTGAGAAGACTGAATCCTGGCCCAAAGTTCACATGCGGTTCTGGAAAAGACACAGATACCAGAGGAAAAgaa TTATTGTGCAACCACAAACAGTGCTTCGGATCAACACAATTGAAGTTGCTCCCAGATTGACTTGA
- the LOC120025010 gene encoding 39S ribosomal protein L21, mitochondrial-like isoform X1, whose amino-acid sequence MALTLRKGYLEMLRTCWRLQTRYVKIPVLNQMGLLCPAIARHRSSQSKLPSSSYVPPTSLSRPLWPELSYISSDEKERQHKVVLENVNTLLAKEDYGRLFAVLHFASRQWKVTNEDLILIENHIDAECGDRIRLEKVLLVGGEEFTLIGRPLLGRDLVRVEATVIEKTESWPKVHMRFWKRHRYQRKRIIVQPQTVLRINTIEVAPRLT is encoded by the exons ATGGCGCTGACTTTGAGAAAAGGATATCTGGAGATGCTGAGAACGTGTTGGAGATTACAAACACGTTATGTGAAAATTCCTGTTCTTAATCAAATGG GACTTCTGTGTCCTGCAATAGCACGTCATCGAAGTTCTCAGAGCAAATTACCATCAAG CAGTTATGTACCACCGACGTCCTTATCCAGACCACTGTGGCCAGAATTGTCCTATATCAGCAGTGACGAAAAGGAGAGGCAGCACAAAG TGGTTCTAGAAAATGTGAACACCCTTCTTGCAAAGGAAGACTATGGAAGGCTTTTTGCAGTTCTCCATTTTGCAAGTCGACAGTGGAAAGTGACAAATGAAGACCTGATCCTCATTGAAAACCACATTGATGCTGAATGTGGTGACAGGATTAGACTTGAGAAG GTGCTACTGGTTGGTGGAGAAGAGTTCACACTGATTGGGAGGCCCCTACTCGG TCGTGATTTGGTCAGAGTAGAGGCAACTGTCATTGAGAAGACTGAATCCTGGCCCAAAGTTCACATGCGGTTCTGGAAAAGACACAGATACCAGAGGAAAAgaa TTATTGTGCAACCACAAACAGTGCTTCGGATCAACACAATTGAAGTTGCTCCCAGATTGACTTGA